One genomic region from Candidatus Amarolinea dominans encodes:
- the xrtO gene encoding exosortase O yields MLRTADTHPWRIADTNWLQVGAQLALAGLWLALFRPVGDYLLMILSHEHYHTNQIMLIGILVLAVQQMVGRPLRLRLDAPPRLHWPPLLLALGAALGFLIVERFLDVNSFSAVLAGLATYGLLGLWMPLPAWRRSLPVALLLIGVLPFGDHLQTFIGYPMRIVTAAIVRDGLAAVGVHTVGVDTILVFENGISQVDIPCSGVKSLWSGMMFLLAATWIRHKPINLRWLLVAGVFGGLLFAANLARVAALVVVGPVAGWPLLAEMLHLPLGVLGFAAACAAAVALLDRWVVSTAPSAVARSARQPAWLTPALIIAVAALAWLYTPRPADSAGAAITHWQFPAELSIQPLPLTAAERDWLMRDGAEAAERWRFDWRGLRGSFIIVTSRTWRAHHQPERCFEVYGLSLDDSRTHLVDSDFPLRFVALGDGDHHSVLSASYWFQSTTATTDDYGARIWSDLSTQRTRWVLVSILFDSVVDPSAVDVAALYRGLQQAVAQNLVDS; encoded by the coding sequence ATGCTTCGCACCGCCGACACACACCCCTGGCGCATCGCCGATACGAACTGGCTCCAAGTGGGCGCGCAGCTCGCGCTGGCCGGCCTCTGGCTGGCGCTCTTCCGTCCCGTGGGTGACTACCTGCTGATGATCCTCAGTCACGAGCACTACCACACCAACCAGATCATGCTGATCGGCATCCTCGTCCTGGCCGTGCAGCAGATGGTCGGTCGTCCGCTGCGTTTGCGCCTGGACGCGCCGCCGCGGCTGCACTGGCCGCCCCTGCTGCTGGCGCTCGGCGCCGCGCTCGGCTTCCTGATCGTCGAACGCTTCCTCGACGTCAACAGCTTCTCCGCCGTCCTGGCCGGCCTCGCCACCTACGGCCTGCTCGGCTTGTGGATGCCGCTGCCGGCCTGGCGCCGCAGCCTGCCCGTCGCCCTCCTGCTCATCGGCGTGCTGCCCTTTGGCGATCATCTGCAGACGTTCATCGGCTACCCCATGCGTATCGTCACCGCCGCCATCGTGCGTGACGGGCTGGCCGCGGTCGGCGTTCACACCGTGGGCGTTGACACCATCCTCGTCTTCGAAAACGGCATTTCCCAGGTTGACATCCCGTGCAGCGGCGTCAAGAGCCTCTGGTCTGGCATGATGTTCCTCCTGGCCGCCACCTGGATTCGTCACAAACCGATCAACCTGCGCTGGCTGCTGGTGGCCGGCGTGTTTGGCGGGCTGCTGTTCGCCGCCAACCTGGCCCGCGTCGCCGCCCTGGTTGTCGTTGGCCCGGTGGCCGGCTGGCCGCTGCTGGCCGAGATGCTGCACCTGCCGCTGGGCGTGCTCGGCTTCGCGGCCGCCTGCGCCGCGGCCGTGGCCCTGCTCGATCGCTGGGTGGTGAGCACAGCGCCGTCGGCGGTTGCGCGCAGCGCCCGTCAACCCGCCTGGCTGACGCCCGCGCTCATCATCGCGGTCGCGGCCCTGGCCTGGCTCTACACCCCGCGGCCCGCGGACAGCGCCGGCGCCGCCATCACCCACTGGCAGTTCCCTGCGGAACTGTCCATCCAACCGCTGCCGTTGACCGCCGCAGAGCGCGACTGGCTCATGCGCGACGGCGCGGAGGCGGCCGAACGCTGGCGCTTCGACTGGCGCGGCCTGCGCGGCTCCTTCATCATCGTCACCAGCCGCACCTGGCGCGCCCATCATCAGCCGGAGCGCTGCTTCGAGGTCTACGGCCTGTCGCTGGACGATTCGCGCACGCATCTGGTTGACAGCGACTTCCCCCTGCGCTTCGTGGCCCTGGGCGATGGCGACCATCACAGCGTGCTCAGCGCCAGCTACTGGTTTCAATCCACCACGGCCACCACCGATGACTACGGCGCGCGCATCTGGTCTGATCTGTCAACGCAGCGCACGCGCTGGGTGCTGGTGTCCATTCTTTTCGATAGCGTGGTTGACCCATCTGCCGTGGATGTTGCCGCGCTCTACCGCGGCCTGCAGCAGGCCGTTGCACAGAATTTGGTGGATTCGTAA
- a CDS encoding response regulator transcription factor: protein MTNPMIRVVLVDDHPALRMGLRIMLEQATDIRVVAEAGSGAEALACIEALQPDVVVLDCQLPGISGMEVAAQVRGLGLPVHILALSAYSDDQVVQSMIQAGALGYVLKDEAPAVIVAAVRAASRGEGRWSAAVVTKLAAWAVRPPPAAELTERERDVLRRLGRGWDNQRIGAELHISERTVRFHLRNIYDKIGAHTRAEAVVWAVNHKL, encoded by the coding sequence ATGACAAACCCAATGATTCGTGTGGTTCTGGTTGACGATCATCCCGCGCTGCGGATGGGACTGCGCATCATGCTGGAGCAGGCGACCGACATCCGGGTGGTGGCGGAGGCGGGCAGCGGCGCGGAAGCCCTGGCCTGCATCGAAGCCCTGCAGCCGGATGTGGTGGTGCTGGACTGCCAACTGCCTGGCATCAGCGGCATGGAGGTCGCCGCCCAGGTGCGCGGCCTGGGCCTGCCGGTGCATATCCTGGCGCTGAGCGCGTACAGCGATGACCAGGTGGTGCAGAGCATGATCCAGGCGGGCGCGCTCGGCTACGTGTTGAAGGACGAGGCGCCGGCGGTCATTGTCGCGGCGGTGCGTGCCGCGTCCCGCGGTGAAGGGCGCTGGAGCGCCGCCGTGGTGACTAAACTGGCGGCCTGGGCCGTGCGCCCGCCGCCGGCAGCTGAACTGACGGAGCGTGAGCGCGACGTGCTGCGCCGGCTCGGCCGCGGCTGGGACAATCAGCGCATCGGCGCCGAGCTGCACATCAGCGAACGCACCGTGCGCTTCCACCTGCGCAACATCTACGACAAGATCGGCGCCCACACCCGCGCCGAAGCCGTCGTTTGGGCTGTCAATCACAAACTATAG
- a CDS encoding Gfo/Idh/MocA family oxidoreductase, which produces MRLRTAILGCGGFAHRHAANLVGQASKFEIVAFCDRHPERAQALSARYTDGRAAVFSDHHALLAAAALDLCVVCLPPYGHSDEVEAAAARGVHLLLEKPIALSSEQAWRMVAAAERAGIKTQVGFMTRFGAAIARFKQMLDAGETGPVGLMSARYFCNQLHAPWWRDRDKSGGQLVEQVIHLLDLMRYVMGEPATVYSLQNNMFHRHMPDYTIEDGSGTVIGFENGGIGVVYASNGAIPGRWINDYRIVAQNVTADFTDANHANFTYTAGPLLHTEIVSADVPYHLQELLDLHAAIVEDRPPVTPIREGALSLDLALAARQSAETRSVVTIARPSQAE; this is translated from the coding sequence ATGAGACTCAGGACGGCCATCCTCGGCTGCGGCGGGTTTGCGCATCGCCATGCTGCGAACCTGGTGGGCCAGGCCAGCAAATTCGAGATTGTTGCCTTCTGCGACCGCCATCCAGAGCGGGCGCAGGCTCTCTCCGCTCGATACACGGACGGACGGGCCGCGGTCTTCAGCGATCATCATGCGCTGTTGGCGGCCGCGGCGTTGGACCTGTGCGTGGTCTGCCTGCCGCCCTACGGTCACAGCGACGAGGTGGAAGCGGCCGCGGCGCGCGGGGTTCACCTGCTGCTGGAGAAGCCGATCGCGCTCAGCTCAGAGCAGGCATGGCGCATGGTCGCGGCTGCGGAACGAGCGGGAATCAAGACCCAGGTGGGCTTCATGACCCGTTTTGGCGCGGCCATCGCGCGCTTCAAGCAGATGCTCGATGCGGGCGAGACCGGTCCGGTGGGCTTGATGAGCGCCCGCTACTTCTGCAACCAACTGCACGCGCCGTGGTGGCGTGATCGCGACAAGTCCGGCGGCCAGTTGGTGGAGCAGGTCATTCACCTGCTCGACCTGATGCGCTACGTGATGGGCGAGCCGGCGACGGTTTACAGCTTGCAGAACAACATGTTCCACCGTCACATGCCCGATTACACGATCGAAGATGGTTCGGGTACGGTCATCGGCTTCGAGAACGGCGGCATCGGCGTGGTCTACGCCAGCAACGGCGCGATTCCCGGCCGCTGGATCAACGATTATCGCATCGTGGCGCAGAACGTGACGGCCGACTTCACCGACGCTAACCATGCGAACTTCACCTACACGGCCGGTCCGCTGCTGCACACCGAGATCGTTTCTGCAGACGTGCCCTACCATCTGCAGGAGCTGCTCGATCTACACGCCGCCATTGTCGAAGACCGCCCCCCGGTCACGCCGATCCGCGAGGGCGCGCTGTCGCTCGACCTGGCCCTGGCCGCCAGGCAGTCTGCGGAGACGCGCAGCGTCGTGACGATAGCAAGGCCCTCACAGGCAGAGTAG
- a CDS encoding LacI family DNA-binding transcriptional regulator, translated as MSATLKEIAQRTGRSITTVSRALADYDDVSPETKSLVRRVAGELGYTPNLLAQRLQKRRSDTIGLILPTFGPRFADPFFSEFLAGVGNMAAEHGYDLLVSTQAPGDREMQVYRQKVQSRQVDGFVIVRTRRQDTRISYLEETGFPFVAFGRTENDLNFPFVDVDSIQGMRLLAEHLIGLGHCRLACLAPPSDLLFAEQRLNGLRQALTDHGLALPEALVVLGDLTQKGGYQAAARLLDSSQLPTAVVACNDLMALGAMSAIQERGLVIGRDIAVTGFDDIPMAEHSHPPLTTVHQPIYRIGKMVCEMLIQLIQGEDLSPSQVILEPALVVRQSCGSVGH; from the coding sequence ATGTCCGCTACGCTCAAGGAAATTGCGCAACGCACCGGCAGGTCCATTACGACCGTTTCCCGCGCTCTGGCCGATTACGACGACGTCAGCCCTGAGACGAAGTCGCTGGTGCGCCGCGTGGCCGGCGAACTGGGCTACACCCCCAACCTGCTGGCGCAGCGCCTGCAGAAGCGCCGCTCCGACACCATTGGCCTGATTCTGCCCACCTTTGGCCCGCGCTTTGCCGACCCCTTCTTCAGCGAGTTCCTGGCCGGCGTCGGCAACATGGCGGCCGAGCACGGCTATGACCTGCTCGTTTCGACCCAGGCGCCGGGCGACCGCGAGATGCAGGTTTACCGCCAGAAGGTGCAGAGCCGCCAGGTGGATGGTTTCGTCATCGTGCGCACCCGGCGCCAAGACACGCGCATCAGTTACCTGGAGGAGACCGGCTTTCCCTTCGTGGCCTTTGGCCGCACCGAGAACGACCTGAATTTTCCCTTTGTGGATGTGGACAGCATCCAGGGGATGCGCCTGCTCGCGGAGCACCTGATCGGCCTGGGCCATTGCCGCTTGGCGTGCCTGGCGCCCCCGTCCGATCTGCTCTTTGCCGAACAGCGCCTGAACGGCCTGCGTCAGGCGCTGACCGATCACGGCCTGGCGCTGCCTGAAGCGCTGGTTGTGTTGGGTGATCTGACCCAGAAGGGCGGTTACCAGGCAGCCGCTCGCCTGCTCGATAGTTCTCAGCTGCCAACTGCCGTAGTCGCCTGTAACGACCTGATGGCCCTGGGCGCGATGAGCGCCATCCAGGAACGGGGGTTGGTCATCGGTCGCGACATCGCCGTCACCGGCTTCGACGACATCCCGATGGCCGAACACTCGCACCCGCCGCTGACCACCGTCCACCAGCCGATCTACCGCATCGGCAAGATGGTGTGTGAGATGCTCATCCAGCTCATTCAGGGGGAAGACCTGTCCCCTTCCCAGGTCATCCTGGAGCCAGCGCTGGTCGTGCGCCAATCGTGCGGCAGCGTGGGTCATTGA
- a CDS encoding extracellular solute-binding protein: MKKHATPSRALLSLTALLVIALLLAACGGSTPTPAPTAAPTPTTAPPPTAAPEVKPTEAPKVDLSSLVFFSTQFAPVEEQEKFRAILKEGGFDFTSSEEGPLLDMVTAGAQTGKGTVDLVGALHGSFPPLQKVNAMANLADLAEDLATSRSFAPAFLETGLLASEDYLYYVPWMQATYVMAAHKDAIKYLPSGADINALTWQQFAGWCKAIYDGAGKPLCGLPHAGLFQRFLEGYMWPSFTGGMVSNFQSNEAASMLTWMRDELWPYVNPQSITYSFMQEPLLAGEVWVAFDHTARLIKAFNEKPNDFVAFPAPAGPAGRGFMPVVVGLGIPKTAPNPAAAMKAIEYLTSPAVQGRILKDLGFFPVVGGVSTTDLPAGTAIELAAVSAQANSADALPALLPVGLGARGGEINQIFRNAFDRVVLNGEQIANVLPEEAANLQKLMNETGAACWAPDPASDGPCQVKAPASALVAEPVKVTFFSTQFVPVEEQEKFRAILKKAGFDVTGSEEGPLLDLVNAEAQAGKGTIDVVGALHGSFPPLQKTNAMVNMIDLAEDLSTSRSFAPAFMETGLLGSEDYLYYVPWMQATYIMAAHKDAMKYLPAGADVNALTWQQLGAWCKAIFDGEGKALCGLPHAGLFHRFLEGYMWPSFTGGMVSNFQSQAAEEMLTWLHDDLWPYVHAESINYSFMQEPLLAGDVWVAFDHTARLLNAFNEKPDDFVAFPAPSGPAGRGFMPVVVGLGIPKTAPNPDNAKALIDYLTRPGVQEQILRELGFFPVVGGVSTTKLPKGVAIELGAVTAQANSADALPALLPVGLGARGGEINQIFRNAFDRVVLNGEAAGKVLAEEAAGLQALMNETGAACWAPDPPSTGPCQVKAR; the protein is encoded by the coding sequence ATGAAAAAACATGCAACCCCATCGAGGGCATTACTCAGTCTGACGGCGCTGCTTGTGATTGCGCTGCTCTTGGCCGCGTGCGGCGGTTCCACGCCAACCCCTGCGCCCACCGCCGCTCCCACCCCCACCACGGCGCCTCCGCCGACTGCGGCGCCTGAGGTCAAGCCGACCGAAGCACCAAAGGTAGATCTGTCCAGCCTGGTGTTCTTCTCGACCCAGTTTGCGCCGGTGGAAGAGCAGGAGAAGTTCCGCGCCATCCTCAAAGAGGGCGGGTTCGACTTCACCAGCTCGGAGGAAGGCCCCCTGCTGGACATGGTGACAGCCGGAGCGCAGACCGGCAAGGGCACGGTTGACCTGGTCGGCGCGCTGCACGGCAGCTTCCCGCCGCTGCAAAAAGTGAACGCGATGGCAAACCTGGCCGACCTGGCCGAGGACCTCGCGACCAGCCGCAGCTTTGCCCCGGCCTTCCTGGAAACCGGCCTGCTGGCTTCCGAGGACTATCTGTACTACGTGCCGTGGATGCAGGCCACCTATGTCATGGCCGCGCACAAGGACGCCATCAAGTACCTGCCGTCCGGCGCGGACATCAACGCCCTGACCTGGCAGCAGTTCGCCGGCTGGTGCAAGGCCATCTACGACGGCGCCGGCAAGCCGCTGTGCGGCCTGCCCCATGCCGGCCTGTTCCAGCGCTTCCTGGAAGGCTACATGTGGCCTTCGTTCACCGGCGGCATGGTCAGCAATTTCCAGAGCAACGAGGCCGCGTCCATGCTGACCTGGATGCGCGATGAGCTGTGGCCGTATGTCAACCCGCAGTCCATCACCTACAGCTTCATGCAGGAACCGCTGCTGGCCGGCGAGGTGTGGGTGGCCTTCGACCACACCGCGCGCCTGATCAAAGCCTTCAACGAGAAACCGAACGACTTCGTGGCCTTCCCCGCGCCCGCCGGCCCGGCCGGCCGCGGCTTCATGCCCGTTGTCGTTGGCCTGGGCATCCCCAAGACCGCACCCAACCCCGCCGCGGCCATGAAGGCCATCGAGTATCTGACCTCCCCGGCGGTGCAGGGCCGCATCCTCAAAGACCTGGGCTTCTTCCCGGTGGTGGGCGGCGTCTCCACCACTGACCTGCCGGCCGGCACCGCCATCGAACTGGCTGCGGTCAGTGCGCAGGCCAATTCGGCCGACGCGCTGCCGGCCCTGCTGCCGGTGGGCCTGGGCGCGCGCGGCGGCGAGATCAACCAGATCTTCCGCAATGCCTTCGACCGCGTGGTGCTCAACGGCGAGCAGATCGCCAATGTGCTCCCCGAAGAGGCCGCCAACCTGCAGAAGTTGATGAACGAAACCGGCGCCGCCTGCTGGGCGCCCGATCCAGCTTCGGATGGCCCCTGCCAGGTGAAAGCGCCGGCCTCGGCCCTGGTGGCCGAACCGGTCAAAGTCACCTTCTTCTCGACTCAGTTCGTGCCGGTGGAGGAGCAGGAGAAATTCCGCGCCATCCTCAAGAAGGCCGGATTCGATGTGACCGGCTCGGAGGAAGGGCCGCTGCTGGACCTGGTGAACGCCGAGGCGCAGGCCGGCAAGGGCACGATTGATGTGGTGGGCGCGCTGCATGGCAGTTTCCCGCCGCTGCAAAAGACCAACGCCATGGTCAACATGATTGACCTGGCCGAGGACCTTTCGACCAGCCGCAGCTTTGCCCCGGCCTTCATGGAGACAGGTCTGCTCGGCTCGGAGGACTATCTGTACTACGTGCCGTGGATGCAGGCCACCTACATCATGGCTGCGCACAAGGACGCCATGAAGTACCTGCCGGCTGGCGCGGATGTCAATGCCCTGACCTGGCAGCAGCTCGGCGCCTGGTGCAAGGCCATCTTCGATGGCGAGGGCAAAGCGCTGTGCGGTCTGCCCCACGCCGGTCTGTTCCACCGTTTCCTGGAAGGCTACATGTGGCCTTCATTCACGGGCGGCATGGTCAGCAACTTCCAGAGCCAGGCGGCCGAGGAAATGCTCACCTGGCTGCACGATGACCTGTGGCCCTACGTCCACGCCGAATCCATCAACTACAGCTTCATGCAGGAACCGCTGTTGGCCGGCGACGTATGGGTGGCTTTCGATCATACAGCCCGCCTGCTGAACGCGTTCAACGAGAAACCGGACGACTTCGTGGCCTTCCCTGCGCCCTCCGGCCCGGCCGGCCGCGGCTTCATGCCGGTCGTCGTCGGCCTGGGCATCCCCAAGACTGCGCCCAACCCGGACAACGCCAAAGCCCTGATTGACTACCTCACCCGGCCCGGCGTGCAGGAGCAGATCCTGCGCGAGCTGGGCTTCTTCCCGGTGGTGGGCGGCGTCAGCACAACTAAGCTACCCAAGGGCGTGGCCATCGAACTGGGCGCGGTGACGGCCCAGGCCAATTCGGCCGATGCGCTGCCGGCCCTGCTGCCGGTGGGCCTGGGCGCGCGCGGCGGCGAGATCAACCAGATCTTCCGCAACGCCTTCGACCGGGTGGTGCTCAACGGTGAGGCGGCCGGCAAGGTGCTGGCTGAAGAGGCCGCCGGTCTGCAGGCGCTGATGAACGAGACCGGCGCAGCCTGCTGGGCGCCCGATCCACCTTCCACCGGCCCCTGCCAGGTGAAAGCGCGCTAA
- a CDS encoding sugar ABC transporter permease produces the protein MTTEPAAPARTRRTQRQWAPYLLILPSLIYLAIFFAWPMVRAIRLAVWDERALLTLRAEASTGSSTTGALPQGSQVILLDRQSIMAAAADLTGGETLTEVWFRIEGNDPAGNRVEGWTPESRIRVRVTDEQGAPVEGTVRPKLGAAADPLTSLYVDPNETSAVRGKLAGGAVVRISEQATLEIWFQVQGQRDERTLTGWAPSRLLQVYGDGVSGRVDQGDTGQFTTTYIERMLNDRFFRPALSTTLLLMVIIIPVQFILAIIMALVIQARLKFNTVFLSIFAIPLAASDLAVGIVWYSIFTQSGYLNSILQGLGLISASQPYLTADTRHWIIIAVWLAEVWRATAIVMVIVVSGLQAISQEVLEAAEVFGATLWQRVRYVILPLLKPSLQVALILRTILALQVFAVVIALSGGEVVTVLANETYRQYYTLRNMNVAAAYAALILLISMFTAVFYLRMVRSQEEAGP, from the coding sequence ATGACCACCGAACCTGCCGCGCCGGCCAGAACGCGCCGGACGCAGCGCCAATGGGCGCCCTATCTGCTGATCCTGCCGTCGCTGATCTACCTGGCGATCTTCTTCGCCTGGCCGATGGTGCGAGCCATCCGGCTGGCAGTGTGGGACGAGCGAGCGCTGCTGACCCTGCGCGCAGAGGCTTCTACCGGCAGCAGCACAACCGGCGCCTTGCCCCAGGGCAGCCAGGTGATCCTGCTCGATCGCCAGAGCATCATGGCCGCGGCCGCCGACCTGACCGGCGGAGAGACGCTGACCGAGGTGTGGTTTCGCATCGAGGGCAACGACCCCGCCGGCAACCGCGTCGAGGGATGGACGCCCGAAAGCCGCATCCGCGTGCGCGTGACCGATGAGCAGGGCGCGCCGGTCGAAGGCACGGTGCGGCCCAAACTGGGCGCCGCCGCAGACCCCCTCACCAGCCTGTATGTTGACCCCAACGAGACGAGCGCCGTGCGCGGTAAACTGGCCGGCGGCGCGGTGGTGCGCATCTCGGAGCAGGCCACCCTGGAGATCTGGTTTCAGGTGCAGGGTCAGCGCGACGAACGAACGCTGACCGGCTGGGCGCCGTCACGGCTGCTGCAAGTCTACGGCGACGGCGTCAGCGGCCGGGTTGACCAGGGCGACACCGGCCAGTTCACCACCACCTACATCGAGCGCATGCTCAACGACCGTTTCTTCCGGCCGGCGCTGAGCACTACCTTGCTGCTGATGGTCATCATCATCCCGGTGCAGTTCATCCTCGCCATCATCATGGCGCTGGTGATCCAGGCCCGCCTGAAGTTCAACACCGTCTTCCTCTCCATTTTTGCGATCCCCCTGGCCGCGTCCGACCTGGCCGTGGGCATCGTCTGGTATTCCATCTTCACCCAGAGCGGCTACCTCAACAGCATCCTGCAAGGCCTGGGTCTGATCAGCGCTTCGCAGCCCTATCTCACCGCGGACACCCGCCATTGGATCATCATCGCCGTCTGGCTGGCCGAGGTGTGGCGGGCCACCGCCATCGTCATGGTCATCGTGGTCTCCGGCCTGCAGGCTATCTCGCAAGAGGTGCTGGAGGCCGCTGAGGTGTTCGGCGCCACTCTGTGGCAGCGCGTGCGCTATGTCATCCTGCCGCTGCTCAAGCCCAGCCTCCAGGTCGCCTTGATTCTGCGCACCATCCTCGCCTTGCAGGTCTTCGCGGTGGTGATTGCACTCTCCGGCGGCGAGGTGGTCACGGTGTTGGCGAACGAGACCTATCGCCAGTATTACACGCTGCGCAACATGAACGTCGCCGCCGCGTACGCCGCCCTGATCCTGTTGATTTCCATGTTTACCGCTGTTTTCTACCTGCGCATGGTGCGCAGCCAAGAGGAGGCCGGCCCATGA